The region AGAGCTTTTTCAAACGGCGCTTGGCCCCCTTGGTGCCTTTCTTCTGCAACTTCTTACGGAGGCGGCGGTGGCGGTGGCGAACCGAGTTGAGGTGCTTGCCCGAGTAGGCCTCCCCGTCCGAGTCGGTGGCGAGGTTGACCAGGTTACCGGCAAAGCACTAGGCCCAAAGGGCCGGGCTTTGCCCGTGCGAGCCGGTATGCGCTACGCGCACCCCCTAGATGCCCAGATCCACCCCCAAGACCCCCCTAACCTCCACAGGGTCAGGCTCCTCGATGTTGACCGTGGCGAAGAGGTAGAACTCACCCCCCACGTAGGCCAGGTCGGTCTCGCCCTGCCGGGTCGCCAGCAGACGGCGCTGGTACTCCCCGGCGGCGAAGGGGATGGTCTGCCGCCCCCCTACGGTCCAGATGGACACGGTGGAAGCCGCCAGCTTCCAGGAGAGTACCCGGTCGTCGTAGGTGATGGCCCCGAGTTCTCGGAAGGAGCGTTTGACCCTCTTGTCCAGCTTGTAGGCGTCCACCACCTTAGCGTTGGCCCGCACGGCCATCTGAGCCGAGAGGTCGAAGCGGTCTTTGACCGTGTGGTAGACCCGGTGGTGCAGGGGAATCTGCTTAAAGGTTCGGGTCTCCCAGGCCACCTCCCGAGATGTAGTTGCAGGCCGCGTTGAAGCGCCGCAGGGTGTCTAGCAAGTACCCCCGCTGTTTCGGGCGTGGGCAAGAGCTTGACTCTTGTCGGTGAGCTTCACAAACATAGCATAGCACGAAGTCCTCAAGTGTTGAAGAGTCTATGGGGCTTCCCCGCCGCTTCGCGGCGGCCCGGTTTCCTCCCCATGCCTAAAGGCAGGGGTTTCCACGGAGCGTTTAGATGAATCTTTTTATCACCATCGCCTTGATCCTCCTGGGGCTGCAAAGCCTGCTGGCCCTGCTGCGCCCACCCGCGACCGGGTTCCTGCCGCTCTGCCTGGGAGGCAGCGGGCTGCTGCTGGTGGTTGCGGGCCTCGAGGCCTGGCTTACGGGCGCCCAGAGAGCCCCCTTGGACGCTACTGCGGGCTTCTACGTGGCCCTGCTGGGGGCGCTGTACCTGGGGGTGGGGCCCTATCTCCGGGAGTACCTGAGCCACCACGAACCCCGCCGCACTGGCCTCGGTCAGCCCGACAGGGCTAAGCTTGTAGCCTGCCTCCTCCCCCTCTTCGCCGCGGCTATGGTAGGGGTCGTCCTCTCCCCGCCGGGCTATACGTTTCTCTTTCTATGGGAGGGCATGGCCCTTTTGGGCTACCTCCTGATCGCCCTGGAGGGCCCGGCGGCCTTGGCGGGCAGCCGGGCCTTCTTCCTGGCCAGCCGCCTCTCAGGAGCCGGGCTGTTTTTGGCCTTGGTCCTGCTGACCCGGAAAGAGCCGCTCTCCGGGGGCTTGGAAAACTTGGTCTGGGCCGGGCTCGTACTGGGTTTTGGCACCAAGGCAGCGCTCTTCCCCTTTTCCACCTGGCTGCCCAAGGCCCACCCGGTAGCTATGAGCCCGCTCTCGGCCCTGCTCTCGGGGGGTATGGTCAAGCTGGGGCTCTACGGGCTGTACCGCGCCCAAGCCTGGGTAGGCCCGGCCCCAGGGTGGGTGGGCTGGCTCCTGGTTGGGCTGGGCCTGGCGGGGGCTGTCTACGCCCTGGTCCGCGGCCTGGCCGAGGAGGATTACAAGGGGGTGCTAGCCTACTCTAGCGTGGAGAACCTCAACCTGCTCCTGGCGGCTTTGGGGGCGTACTTCTTGCTGAAAAGCCCCTTCTTCTTGCTGGCTTTCTTCTTTCACCAAGCGGCCCACGCCCTCTTCAAGGGGCTACTGTTCCTGGGTTCGGGAGCGCTTCCCGTGCGTGAGCTCTCCCGTCTGGGCGGCCTGCACCGGCTTTTGCCGCGCACGGCGGCCTGGAGTTTCCTGGCCGCGCTGGCGGCGGCAGGCTTGCCACCCCTGGCGGGCTTCCTCTTCGAGTGGTACCTCTACCAGGGCTTCCTGGCAGCCCCCAAAGGCACCGGGGCGCTCTCCCTCCTGGTGCTGGGGGTCGGGGCGGTGGCCCTGGTGGGGGCGCTCGCGGCGGTGTCCTATGTACGCCTGTTTGGCCTGGCCTTTTTGGGCCAGCCGCGGAGCCTCGAGGCCGGAGAAGCCCACGAGCTGGGGATCTTCGGACAGCTCGGCATGGGGATTTTGGCCGGGCTGCTCACGGGCCTCTCCCTCTTCCCCGCAGCTCTTCTGAGGCCACTCGAGCCCCCTCTGTACCCGGTGTTGTCCCTGTTCCTGGCGCTCCTAGGCCTGGGGGGCGGGCTGGTCTATCTCCTGGGTCGAAAGCCCCAGCGGGCCTACGACACCTGGGACTGCGGCTTCAACCAGCCGGGCCTGGCGGGCTCCGCCCTCACCCCCCAGATGCAGCCCCACGCCCTCGGCTACAGTGAGCAGCTGCTGCGGCTTTTTCCCTTTGTCGAGCTCAACCTCCGCCTCTCTCGGGGGGGGTTGCTGGACCCACCCAGGGTGCGCCTCGAGGTCGGCGACTGGCTCTTGGCCCTCGAGACCCGCCTGGCCCTGGGGTACACCGCCTTCGTCCGCCGGGTACAGCTCCTGCAGTCGGGTAGCCTACACCTCTACTTGCTGTTGCAGTTTCTGACCCTGCTCTTCGTTTTGGGGGTGGTCTGGCGATGAGCGCCCTGGTGCTCCTCCTGCTGGCCCCGCTCTTCACCGGCAGCCTCAAGTGGCTCAAGGCCAGGTTGCAAAACCGGGTGGGCCCAGATCCCCTCTACGACTACAAAAACCTCTTCAAGCTATGGCGCAAGTCCTGGATTAGGCCCCGGGGGGCCAGCCCCCTCTTCCTGATGGCGCCCGTGGTGGGTCTGCTCGGCGTAGCCATCGCCGCAGCCTTTCTTCCGGCGCTGCCGGGGATTTCCTTCGCCGGGGACTTTTTGCTGCTGGTCTACCTGCTGAACCTGGGCCGCTTCTTTCAGGTCCTGGCCGCGCTGGATACCGGCAGCGCTTTCGGAGGCCAGGGGAGCTACCGCGAGGGGTTGCTGACGGTATTGGCCGAGCCGGGCACCGTGCTGGCCCTAGGGGCCGCCGGGCTGGCTTCGGGAAGCCTCTCGCTGGCGCACTTCGCCCCCCTGGCCCCGCAGAACGCCCTGGTCTATATCCTGGCCCTGGTTGCGCTATCGTTGGCGCTGCTGGCCGAAGGAGCCCGTATGCCGGTGGACGATCCCACCACCCACCTCGAGCTCACCATGATCCACGAAGCCCAATTGCTGGACCACTCCGGACCGCTCCTGGCCCTCTACGAACTCTCGGCGGGGATGAAGCTCCTGGTATACGTCGGCCTCATCGCCCTGCTCCTGCCCTTTGGGGGGCTATCCTTCCCCGCAGCGCTCCTGCTGGCCTGGCTGGGGCTGGGCTACCTGGAGACCTACGGGGTCAAGCTGCGCTACTTGAGGCTTCCCGACCTGATGAGCTACAGCACGCTCACAGGCATCCTGGCCGTACTGGGGGTGGTGTTACGCTTTCGGATCTAGCTGCTAGCCTGGCGCTGGCCATTCTGGCCGCGGGATTCTTGATGGTGGGCCGCAAGAGCCTGGACGCATGGATCCGGCTCTACGCCTTGCAGAATGTGCTCCTGGCGCTCCTGGCGTTGGTACTGGCCGAAGGGGAGCGGCACTTGGTGCTGGCTGGGGTGGCCCTGCTGCTCATCAAGGGGGTGTTCATCCCCCGCTACCTGTTCTGGCTGCTGGAGCGCCTGGGGATCAGCCACGAGGTGGAGTCCTATCTCTCCATCCCCTTATCCCTGCTCCTGGGTGGGGTCTTGGTGGCGGTGGGCTTCCGCGTAGGGAGCAGCTTCGTCCTGGAAGGGGCTCGGCTGCCGGAGGCCGTACCGGTGGCGTTGGGCCTGATCCTGCTGGGGATGCTCTCCATGGCCAGCCGTAAAAAGGCCGTCACCCAGGTCCTGGGCTTTCTGGCTTTGGAAAACGGGGTCTTCCTGCTGGCTCTGGCCGAGACCCACGGCCTGCCGCTGTTCATCGAGCTGGGGGTAGCCCTCGACGCCTTCGCCGCCGTGGTGCTCGCGGGGGTGCTGATCTCTCGCATCCAGTCCACCTTCGGCCACATCGATACCGCGCGGATGCGCGATCTAAAGGGTTGAGATGCTCTACTTGCTGCTTTTTCTTCCCCTTCTGCCCGCCCTCTATGCCCTGCGCGAGCGGGAGATCGGGCGGCTCGCGGGTAGCACCGCCGCCGGTGCCGCGCTGTCGTTGGGGCTAGCGCTCCTGGCGCACGACCCGCTGGCTGGACCCCTGCGCCTCGACGGGGTAGGGCTTTTTTACCTGCTGCTCACCGATTGCCTCTTCGCGCTGGTGGCCCTGTATGCCCGGGCTTACTTCCAGGCGGCGCAGGACGGGGAGGCCTGGCGCTTCTACGCGGCCGGCAACCTGTTTCTCTTCGCGATGCACGGAGCCTACTTAGCCCACAACCTGGGCCTGCTCTGGATCTTCGTGGAGAGCAGCACCCTGGCCTCGGCCTTGCTGGTCTACCACCGAGGGGGAGCCCGGGCCCTCGAGGCCACCTGGAAGTACCTGATGCTCGGCAGCGTGGGGATTGCCCTGGGGCTCATCGGGGTGATCCTGGTCTATGCCCTTTTGGGCGGGGCCACGCTGGACTGGCAGGAAGCCCGGGAGTTGGTCCGGAAAGCCGAACCCGCCCAGCTCAAGCTGGCCTTTGCCTTTTTGCTGGTGGGCTTTGGCACCAAGGTGGGCCTGTTTCCCCTGCACGCCTGGTTACCCGATGCCCACTCCGAAGCCCCCAGCCCGGCCTCGGCCCTGCTCTCGGGAACGCTGCTCAACGTGGCCTTCTACGCCCTCTTGCGCTACACTGCGCTGCTGGGCAGCGCAGGGTTATTCGACTTCGCTGCGGGGCTGTTGCAGGGCTTCGGGCTCTTCTCGCTGCTGGCCGCAGCCCTTTTCCTCTTTGCCCAGCGGGATTACAAGCGGCTACTGGCCTACTCCAGCATGGAGCACATGGGGTTGGCGGTCTACGGCCTGAGCCTGGGGGTTCCCTGGCTGGCCATGCTGCACACCCTGTTCCACTCCCTGATCAAGACGGCGGCTTTCCTCTCGGCGGGCAACCTGCTCCTGGCCTACCAGAGCAAACTCATCGCCCGGGTGGGAGCGGTGTACCGGGCCTGGCCCGCCAGCGCTGGGCTTTTGGTCCTCTCCTGGCTGTCCCTAGCCGGCCTGCCCCCTTTTGGGCTGTTCTACACCGAGTTCCAGGCCCTCTTCCGCTCGAGCCCCCTCTCGATGGGGCTCTACCTGCTGGGGCTGGTGGGGGCTTTCGCCGGGCTCTTGTGGCCCCTCTCCCGCATGGCCTTCGGCGAGGGGCCCCTTTTGCCGCATAGCGGGGAGGGGCTGCCTTCCGGCGTACCGGGTCCCGGTCTCGCAAGGGAGCATCCTCGCCCCCGTACACTGGTGGTGGTACCCGCCGTGCTGGTGGCGCTGGCCTTGATTCTGGGCCTCTTTCCCCCGACAGGGGTGGTGGAGCGGCTGGCGCAGACGCTTCTTTCGCCGCTGATAGGCGGGGAGGTGCTCTCGTGGAAGCTCTGAAGCAAGCGCTGGCATCGGGTCGGCCCGTGGCCCTTTGGTACGATGCGCCCCCCGGTGCACAAAGCCTGGTCCGTCCCGAAGGGGATCGTCCCCACCTGCGTTACCTGGTCGAAGGATCCTCTGCTAGCGCAGACGCTTCTTTCGCCGCGCAGCGGGGTGGGACTTCGTCAACCGGGCGCACGGAGGCCAGTCCGCCCCCAAGGGAATCTGCCTCCGGGCGCACGGGCGTCAGCCCGTCCCCAAGGGAATCTGCCCCCGGGGAGGCTTTCTCATTACAGGAGTTCCGTGTGGAAGCCCAGGGGAGCTTTCCCAGCCTGGCGGAGGAGTTCCCAGCGCTGGACTGGTTCGAACGGGAGCTGTGGGAAGATCATGGCCTGGTACCCGAGGGTCACCCCTCCCTCAAGCCCCTCCGCAACCACCACTCGGTGTACAGCCGTCAGGCTGTCCCCAAGGGGATCGTCCGTCTCCCTTACCCCTTCGACCGGGTGGAAGGGCTGCACGAGGTGCCCGTAGGCCCGGTACACGCGGGGATTATCGAACCCGGCCACTTCCGCTTCAGCGTGCTGGGGGAAAGGATTCTCCACCTGGAGGTTCGCTTGGGCTACCAGCACCGGGGGGTAGAGCAGCTTTTTCAGGGGAAAAGCCTCGAGCAGGCCCTCTTGCTGGCGGAGCGGGCGGGCGGGGAGCCGGTAGCCCACGCCCTGGCCTTCTGCCAGGCGGTGGAGGCCGCCTTGGGGGTAGAGGTGCCCCCCAGGGCCTATCGCCTCCGGCGGGTGCTCCTCGAGCTAGAGCGCCTATTTGGTCACCTGGGCCACCTCG is a window of Allomeiothermus silvanus DSM 9946 DNA encoding:
- a CDS encoding respiratory chain complex I subunit 1 family protein, with the translated sequence MSALVLLLLAPLFTGSLKWLKARLQNRVGPDPLYDYKNLFKLWRKSWIRPRGASPLFLMAPVVGLLGVAIAAAFLPALPGISFAGDFLLLVYLLNLGRFFQVLAALDTGSAFGGQGSYREGLLTVLAEPGTVLALGAAGLASGSLSLAHFAPLAPQNALVYILALVALSLALLAEGARMPVDDPTTHLELTMIHEAQLLDHSGPLLALYELSAGMKLLVYVGLIALLLPFGGLSFPAALLLAWLGLGYLETYGVKLRYLRLPDLMSYSTLTGILAVLGVVLRFRI
- a CDS encoding proton-conducting transporter membrane subunit → MLYLLLFLPLLPALYALREREIGRLAGSTAAGAALSLGLALLAHDPLAGPLRLDGVGLFYLLLTDCLFALVALYARAYFQAAQDGEAWRFYAAGNLFLFAMHGAYLAHNLGLLWIFVESSTLASALLVYHRGGARALEATWKYLMLGSVGIALGLIGVILVYALLGGATLDWQEARELVRKAEPAQLKLAFAFLLVGFGTKVGLFPLHAWLPDAHSEAPSPASALLSGTLLNVAFYALLRYTALLGSAGLFDFAAGLLQGFGLFSLLAAALFLFAQRDYKRLLAYSSMEHMGLAVYGLSLGVPWLAMLHTLFHSLIKTAAFLSAGNLLLAYQSKLIARVGAVYRAWPASAGLLVLSWLSLAGLPPFGLFYTEFQALFRSSPLSMGLYLLGLVGAFAGLLWPLSRMAFGEGPLLPHSGEGLPSGVPGPGLAREHPRPRTLVVVPAVLVALALILGLFPPTGVVERLAQTLLSPLIGGEVLSWKL
- a CDS encoding proton-conducting transporter membrane subunit, translating into MNLFITIALILLGLQSLLALLRPPATGFLPLCLGGSGLLLVVAGLEAWLTGAQRAPLDATAGFYVALLGALYLGVGPYLREYLSHHEPRRTGLGQPDRAKLVACLLPLFAAAMVGVVLSPPGYTFLFLWEGMALLGYLLIALEGPAALAGSRAFFLASRLSGAGLFLALVLLTRKEPLSGGLENLVWAGLVLGFGTKAALFPFSTWLPKAHPVAMSPLSALLSGGMVKLGLYGLYRAQAWVGPAPGWVGWLLVGLGLAGAVYALVRGLAEEDYKGVLAYSSVENLNLLLAALGAYFLLKSPFFLLAFFFHQAAHALFKGLLFLGSGALPVRELSRLGGLHRLLPRTAAWSFLAALAAAGLPPLAGFLFEWYLYQGFLAAPKGTGALSLLVLGVGAVALVGALAAVSYVRLFGLAFLGQPRSLEAGEAHELGIFGQLGMGILAGLLTGLSLFPAALLRPLEPPLYPVLSLFLALLGLGGGLVYLLGRKPQRAYDTWDCGFNQPGLAGSALTPQMQPHALGYSEQLLRLFPFVELNLRLSRGGLLDPPRVRLEVGDWLLALETRLALGYTAFVRRVQLLQSGSLHLYLLLQFLTLLFVLGVVWR
- a CDS encoding NADH dehydrogenase, whose protein sequence is MVGRKSLDAWIRLYALQNVLLALLALVLAEGERHLVLAGVALLLIKGVFIPRYLFWLLERLGISHEVESYLSIPLSLLLGGVLVAVGFRVGSSFVLEGARLPEAVPVALGLILLGMLSMASRKKAVTQVLGFLALENGVFLLALAETHGLPLFIELGVALDAFAAVVLAGVLISRIQSTFGHIDTARMRDLKG